One window of Medicago truncatula cultivar Jemalong A17 chromosome 2, MtrunA17r5.0-ANR, whole genome shotgun sequence genomic DNA carries:
- the LOC11422641 gene encoding L-ascorbate oxidase homolog gives MKYSMRLGFLSFLLVVLLVVTSSNGEDPYRFYTWNVTYGDIYPLGVKQQGILINGQFPGPQIESVTNDNLIVSVFNSLDQPFLISWNGVQQRRNSWQDGVYGTNCPIPPGQNFTYVLQVKDQIGSYFYFPSLALHKAAGGYGGIKINSRPMIPVPFPPPSNDFTILAGDWYNRNHTDLKAILDNGSDLPLPDGLIINGRGSNAYTFTVDQGNTYRFRISNVGLTTSINFRIQGHKMKLVEVEGIHTLQNTYDSLDIHLGQSYSVLVTADQPPQDYYIVASTRFTSQILTATSILHYSNSAKTVSGPPPGGLTSQIDWSLEQARSLRRNLTASGPRPNPQGSYHYGLINTTRTIRLENSAPVINGKQRYAVNSVSFIPADTPLKLADYFKISGVFSLGSIPDNPTGGGGYLQTSVMAADFRGYVEIVFENPEDSVQSWHIDGHHFFVVGMDGGQWSAASRSNYNLGDTISRCTVQVYPKSWSAVYMPLDNVGMWNVRSENWARQYLGQQFYLRVYSPANSWRDEYPIPSNALRCGRAVGH, from the exons ATGAAGTACTCAATGAGACTAGGGTTTCTCTCATTTTTGTTAGTAGTGTTGCTTGTTGTGACAAGTTCAAATGGAGAAGACCCTTATAGGTTCTATACTTGGAATGTTACCTATGGAGATATTTATCCTCTTGGAGTTAAACAACAG GGGATATTGATAAATGGACAGTTTCCAGGACCACAGATTGAATCTGTCACTAATGATAACTTGATTGTTAGTGTTTTCAATAGCTTGGATCAACCTTTCCTTATTTCTTG GAATGGAGTGCAGCAGAGGAGGAATTCATGGCAAGATGGAGTATATGGAACAAACTGTCCAATTCCACCAGGGCAGAACTTTACTTATGTTCTTCAAGTAAAAGATCAGATTGGTAGCTACTTTTACTTTCCCTCCCTTGCATTACACAAGGCCGCAGGTGGTTATGGTGGCATCAAAATTAACAGCCGCCCTATGATTCCTGTACCGTTTCCTCCTCCATCGAATGATTTCACCATATTGGCAGGAGATTGGTACAACAGAAATCACACT GATTTGAAGGCCATTCTAGACAATGGAAGTGACCTTCCTTTACCAGACGGGCTTATCATCAATGGTCGCGGTTCTAATGCTTACACATTCACGGTTGATCAAG GCAATACATACAGATTCCGGATATCAAATGTTGGACTCACAACTTCCATCAATTTCAGAATTCAAGGTCATAAGATGAAACTAGTTGAAGTGGAAGGAATCCACACACTACAAAACACTTATGATTCCCTTGATATTCATTTGGGGCAGAGTTACTCTGTATTGGTTACTGCTGATCAACCACCACAAGACTATTATATCGTTGCTTCAACACGATTTACCTCTCAAATATTAACAGCTACCTCCATACTTCACTACAGTAACTCGGCAAAAACTGTTTCTGGTCCTCCCCCAGGTGGCCTCACATCTCAAATCGATTGGTCTCTTGAACAAGCTCGCTCCCTCAG GAGGAATCTTACGGCTAGTGGACCAAGACCTAATCCGCAAGGATCTTACCATTATGGTTTGATAAACACGACGCGTACAATAAGACTTGAAAACTCTGCACCAGTTATCAATGGCAAGCAAAGATATGCTGTTAATAGTGTTTCGTTCATCCCTGCCGATACACCACTTAAACTGGCGGATTACTTCAAGATCTCGGGAGTTTTCAGCCTTGGAAGTATTCCGGACAATCCCACAGGTGGTGGTGGTTACCTCCAAACTTCTGTTATGGCCGCTGATTTTCGAGGCTATGTCGAGATTGTATTTGAAAATCCTGAAGACAGTGTGCAATCTTGGCACATTGATGGCCATCACTTCTTTGTTGTAGG aaTGGATGGAGGCCAATGGTCAGCTGCAAGCAGGTCAAATTACAATTTAGGAGACACAATTTCTCGTTGCACAGTTCAG GTGTACCCCAAATCATGGAGTGCAGTGTACATGCCTTTGGACAATGTGGGAATGTGGAATGTTAGGTCCGAGAATTGGGCTCGTCAGTACTTAGGACAACAATTTTATCTTCGTGTGTATTCTCCAGCTAATTCATGGAGAGATGAGTACCCAATACCAAGTAATGCTTTGCGGTGTGGTCGAGCCGTAGGTCACTGA